The genomic interval ATATAGTTAGACTTTTTTAAAGCTAACGTATAATTATGTCCTCTCCTGCATCTATACAggtgcatataaatatatgcacgtGTGCAGAGTTGCACAAATAAATGTAGGAGGCGTACTCGCGCATGCTAAGAGAAGTTTACCAAGAGCCCGCAGTGATGAAGAAACATTCGCGCGGAACACGAGAACGGCAATTCTGACATAAATTTAACAGAAATTTATGAGCACTTTAGGTTTATAAAACGTGTGTGTGCAATGTTTGGTAATATGTTTGGTAAAATGGTTGGAAAAATGGTTGGAAAAATGGTTGGAAAAATGGTTGGAAAAATGTGCATTAGGAAGAAAAgagggagaaaaaaaaaaaaaaaaaaacgtgCATTAATTTGCGTATATACCTTGTCATTTTTATCAGCTAGCTAAtattatgtgtatttatatatatataaatatatatattttttttttttttttttttttgttatttttatgaaccgttcataatattttaattaatccTGTAGATACACACGCACACAcgaatatgaatatattcatacatatatctcCCATGCATATTTATCCATGTGGATCCAATTAGTAACTTTTAGATTGTTTTCAAATGGAGTTAATTGAAAAGTGAATGTCATGTTACATTTTCCTGTTAAAGGTGTTCCAAAAAgggatatatatttatatatacatattacataTGACGCATTATACATaacatatgatatatatatatatattatacacatatttacaCATACGAAAGATGCTCacgaaataaaagaaatatttcgcagaaatgtaaaaagaaGTTAAAAAATGCCCTTATTGTCGTCCTTGTGGTCATCCTTGCTGATGGCCTTGCTTCTTTCAAAGGATAATTGTTGCGAAAATGAGTAATCTTTTAACTCTggttttttgtatttaaatcGACTTGTctcattaaaaattttaaaatactcTAAAACTTTTATGTAATTCCGTGGTTTGCTTATATCTTCCTTCTGATTTATTGATGACAAACATTGCAAGTACCTTGTGCCTTCGATTTTGCACTTGGAAATAGTATGAGGATATTTTCTCAAGCAGTTAATGAACTTACCCCATAAACTATCACATGGGTTTTTTTCAAAAGTcctttgattttttttttgaattttatataaaatttctttgCCTTGCCACCACTCAATTAAGGGAAAatgtttttgtaattttgcTACGGGAAATAACAATTcgttgtttctttttttgctgCAACTCATTTAgtccaaaaaaaataaaatataaaaaaagacataataaacaacaatattaaaatttgtcATATATGACTACGAAATAAGATATACACTTCCGCAAACAGGGATTACATATCACCATCCAAAAATACGCATTTTACTTCATCAGTGCCAAAGTCCTATGTTTGTAGCACCttgttttttctattttgatGCACTGTATAATCTTCCTCAAGTATATGAACAATTTCGTATtagcatattttaattttttttttttttttttatttatgcgcgaggaatatttatttgtgcGTATTTTGCATTCCTTTCCTCatggaaaaataatagaataacAGAATATCAGAATAGCACAATATCAGAATAGCACAATATCAGAATAGCacaataacaaaataagagAATAAGAGAATATCAGAATATCAGAATATCAAAATAAGAGAAATAACTGAATAAATACTTACAACACACCGACGTTAAGCAGAATGGTgtgcaaaaaaagaaaaaatcttttttgcattttattttttttttttgttatttccgtatttcccccttttttattccttcGACGTTTAAATTTTGACAGTCCCCTAAAAAACACAGTCTCTTAAAAGTACCACAATATGGCACTTTCCTACTGTAATaacgtttttctttttttttttttttttcttaaatctttttaaattataaacaaaagaaaTGGGTCATATAaccattatataaattttctataaaattacatgaagttcaatttttttttttcttcttattttttcgttttatatttatccgttcttatttatacatttcatgaattttataaacatatatatatatatacataaacatgttatatataaacataaacatgttatatatatacataaatatattatatatatacataaatgtattatatatatacataaacatgttatatatatacataaatatattatatatatacataaatgtattatatatatacataaacatactatatatatacataaatatattatatatatacataaatatattatatatatacataaatgtattatatatatacataaacatactatatatatacataaatatattatatatatatacatatagatatGCTCACTTTCGTTAATGCACAATGTTTCAGCTTGTTCTTATATATTCACTTAAacgcttttcttttttgtttctatTGCACAGTACCCATTGGCTGATGCCAgtgtaaatacatatatcgCATTTCTGTTGAGCTATCAatgaactttttaaaatacttattttgaacataatttattgttTACATGTTATTCAAGAAAGTAAGCGCACGAACGGATCAGAATATAGTGACctcacatatataaatacatacataaaaacatatataaatatatatataaatatagggatatatatatatatataatatatatatatacatatataagcaGTATACAGTGTCCGAGTGCTTTAT from Plasmodium brasilianum strain Bolivian I chromosome 2, whole genome shotgun sequence carries:
- a CDS encoding hypothetical protein (conserved Plasmodium protein), producing the protein MSCSKKRNNELLFPVAKLQKHFPLIEWWQGKEILYKIQKKNQRTFEKNPCDSLWGKFINCLRKYPHTISKCKIEGTRYLQCLSSINQKEDISKPRNYIKVLEYFKIFNETSRFKYKKPELKDYSFSQQLSFERSKAISKDDHKDDNKGIF